From the genome of Gemmatimonadales bacterium, one region includes:
- the rsmA gene encoding 16S rRNA (adenine(1518)-N(6)/adenine(1519)-N(6))-dimethyltransferase RsmA, producing the protein MPRAKRRLGQHFLSDPRLLARIVDALQPGPEDTVLEIGPGPGGLTAMLAERAGRLLAIEKDSSLVPSLRARFPRVEIIEADALEADWHELTGPRFLVAGNIPYNITSPLIDKALEPPPPGRIVFLVQKEVAERVTADAGTGAYGALSVGVQAVARAERLFTVPAGAFAPRPKVDSAVLRLTPLPDPLIVPREQALFRRLVVGIFGFRRKQLLRGLRELTGWEAARVSGVLATAGLRGDVRPEVLSPGEFAGLLRALVDAGWTAR; encoded by the coding sequence GTGCCCCGGGCCAAGCGCCGCCTGGGGCAGCACTTTCTCTCCGACCCGCGACTGCTCGCCCGGATCGTCGACGCACTCCAGCCCGGGCCGGAGGACACGGTGCTCGAGATCGGGCCCGGCCCGGGTGGACTCACGGCGATGCTGGCCGAGCGGGCCGGCCGGTTGCTGGCGATCGAGAAGGATTCCAGCCTCGTCCCGTCCCTTCGCGCGCGCTTCCCCCGGGTGGAGATCATCGAGGCCGATGCGCTCGAGGCCGACTGGCACGAGCTGACGGGCCCACGGTTTCTGGTTGCCGGCAACATCCCCTACAACATCACCTCGCCCCTCATCGACAAGGCGCTGGAGCCACCGCCCCCCGGGCGCATCGTCTTCCTGGTGCAGAAAGAGGTGGCGGAGCGGGTGACGGCTGATGCCGGCACGGGGGCGTACGGCGCGCTGAGCGTCGGGGTGCAGGCCGTCGCGAGAGCGGAGCGGCTGTTCACCGTCCCGGCCGGCGCCTTCGCTCCCCGTCCCAAGGTCGACTCCGCGGTGCTTCGGCTGACGCCGCTGCCCGATCCACTAATCGTCCCGCGGGAGCAGGCGCTCTTCCGCCGTCTGGTGGTGGGCATCTTCGGCTTCCGCCGAAAACAGCTGCTCCGTGGACTGCGGGAGCTCACCGGCTGGGAGGCCGCGCGGGTGAGCGGGGTGCTGGCGACGGCGGGGCTGCGCGGCGATGTCCGGCCGGAGGTGCTCTCGCCCGGCGAATTCGCCGGGCTGCTGCGTGCGCTCGTTGACGCGGGATGGACGGCGCGGTAG
- a CDS encoding redox-sensing transcriptional repressor Rex, which translates to MRKVADSTVRRLSLYLRFLEEFEGQGIATVSSGALASRGGTTSAQVRKDLSFFGSFGKRGLGYPVPELADRLREILGLKRRYQVAMIGAGKIGSALVQYRGFRQRGFDIVAIFDSDPAKIGRQWNGLTVLDVATLEKEFARHPFDMAVLVTPAEAAQPVTDRLVALGLKSILNFAPVQLVVPDDVLVKTVNLALELETLSYALANR; encoded by the coding sequence ATGCGTAAGGTCGCCGACTCGACGGTCCGCCGACTCTCGCTCTACCTGCGGTTCCTCGAGGAGTTCGAGGGCCAGGGGATCGCCACGGTGAGCTCGGGAGCGTTGGCGTCGCGGGGCGGCACCACGTCGGCGCAAGTGCGGAAGGACCTCTCATTCTTCGGCTCCTTCGGCAAGCGAGGACTGGGGTATCCGGTGCCCGAGCTGGCCGACCGCCTGCGGGAGATACTCGGGCTCAAGCGGCGCTATCAGGTCGCCATGATCGGGGCAGGGAAGATCGGCAGCGCGCTGGTGCAATACCGTGGCTTCCGGCAGCGGGGTTTCGACATCGTCGCCATCTTCGACAGCGATCCCGCCAAGATCGGACGGCAGTGGAACGGGCTCACGGTGCTCGACGTGGCAACGCTGGAGAAGGAGTTCGCCCGCCATCCCTTCGACATGGCCGTGCTGGTGACGCCGGCCGAGGCGGCGCAGCCCGTCACCGACCGGCTGGTGGCGCTCGGTCTCAAGTCGATCCTCAACTTCGCCCCGGTGCAGTTGGTGGTGCCGGATGATGTGCTGGTGAAGACGGTCAATCTCGCGCTCGAGCTGGAGACGCTGAGCTACGCGCTGGCGAATCGGTAG